The Anabaena sp. PCC 7108 region TGGGCTGCAACACGGGATGTGTAACTAATATCTATTCTGGGAAATAATGCCGCTAAAGCTTGGGTTGAGAGTCTTTCTGGTGCTTCTGTCATCCATTCTGGATTTAACCACTCACTCAAGCCTGTTTCTAGTTTAATTGGTAAATCTAATGCTTCTGCAACTGCGTTCGCTGTTTGCACTGTTCGCAAAAAGGGAGATGCAAAAATATGCTTGATTTTTTCGCCTTTGAGTCGTTTTCCTAATTGTTGCGCCTGGATCATGCCATCATCTGATAATGGTGGATCATAGCGTTTTTCGGCTGTGAGAAACCAATCAGGGTTAACAAAATCAAGGCGGTTGGCGTGTCTGGCAATCCAGATGATTTGACTCATGGGAGAAAAGCCTATGGGTATAAATGGGTGCAATTTTAATATAGGATATTATTGTAATATTTCGTAACAGCTTCAGTGATTTTTTATCTCAAATAAAATAAACTACCTCACATTTCTCACTAAAAAATTGTCCTGACCACAGCTTTTTTGAGAACGTTTTAAAATTTCCGCACTACAAATACCTGCTTTACCATCTTTAGAATAGCAAAAGAAAACTTCTTGTAAAAACCTACCTGAATCAGAACAATAAGGTGCTATCCCATTAGCAGTAAATTGTTTATTAGAACCTATAAAAGCACTTTTCAAGTCTTGAACAGTAGTGCGAAATGGTTTAGCAGGACGATTATAAGCTGGGGGAATCACCAGAGAATATTTTAACTGTTTGCTTAATGTTAAATATTCGAGAGGTTTTTTACCTGAGCAAGTTCCATGTTTTTGCCATTCATGATTATAAAGTTTCTCACTGGGAAATAAACCTCTAAACTTTTGCTGGACTAATTGCGGTAATTTTTCAGTTGTACAATTAGCCGGATAACCTTTTTGATATTGTGGCCAAAGACCATGTAAGACAAAACCATATTTTCTTCCTGGACTGCACTGCTGAGGATCACGATTACCATTTCTCGCGCAATGATCAGGCGACCAGGATAATGTTAAAACATAAAAATCAAATTTACCTGGAGTACCCCTATTTTGGGCTACTGCACTATTTGGGATAGCTAGGGTAGTTATTAATAAAGATGATGCAATGACTACGTGTTTTATTTGCATATTCATAACCAATTACTCTGATGCTAAAAGTCTTCAAAATTACCATACCGTATTTGTGCAATAAAAAAAAGACTAACACACAGATCCCCGATTTCTTTGAGAAGTCGGGGATCTAAATCCCTTGACAATGTAAACTACATTTACAGAAACTCAGGAGAGAAGAAAAGCATTGGACAAGTTATTAAAAATCTCAAATTTTATTGATACCTGCACTGAACGCATTGGCCGCTGGACGAGTTGGTTAGTCCTGGTGATGGTGATCCTTGGTGTATGGAATGTTTTAGGTAGATACATTGGGCGAATTATTGGCAGCAATCTCACATCTAACGCCTATATAGAAGCACAATGGTATATTTTTGACTTAGTTTTTCTCTTAGGTGCGGCTTACACCCTCAAGCATAACGAACACGTGCGGGTGGATATTTTTTACAGTAACTTATCTGGGAAAAAGAAAGCGATCGCAGACTTATTTGGAACAGTATTTTTTCTGATTCCTTTCTGCATTATGGTGATTATTTTTTCCTGGGATACTATTATTGCTTCTTGGCAAATTTGGGAAACATCACCAGATCCGGGAGGTTTACCCCGCTACCCCATTAAAGCCATGATTATTGTCGCCTTTGTGATGCTAATTTTTCAAGGCATTTCGGAAGTGATTAAAAACGTCGCCATACTCCAAAACAGAATAGCACCCCAGGAGGAAAATCATGACGCTGGATTATGAATGGCTTGGTCCGGTTATGTTTGGGGGGGCTTTAGTTTTACTGTCCTTGGGGTATCCAGTCGCCTTTTCTCTAGGTGGTGTAGCGATTTTATTCGGCATCATCGGTATTGCTTTGGGTGTTTTTGACCCGGTATTCCTCACAGCCATGCCACAGCGGATTTTTGGCATCATGGCTAATTATACGCTGTTGGCTATCCCTTACTTCATTTTCATGGGGTCAATGTTGGAGAAATCTGGCATTGCGGAAAGGCTGTTAGAAACGATGGGAATTTTGTTAGGACGCTTGCGGGGTGGACTAGCTTTAGCTGTGGTGCTGGTGGGTGCGTTACTTGCAGCAACTACGGGTGTGGTAGCGGCCACAGTAGTAGCAATGGGTTTAATTTCTCTACCGATTATGCTGCGCTATGGTTACAACAAAGAATTAGCCACCGGTGTAATTGCGGCTTCAGGGACTTTGGGGCAAATTATCCCCCCTAGTGTGGTATTGGTGGTTTTGGGTGATCAGTTGGGTATATCTGTCGGTGATTTATTTATTGGTTCAGTCATTCCTGGCTTGATGATGGCGGGGTCTTTTGCCCTTCATGTGCTAATTGTAGCATTTTTAAAGCCAGAGGTAGCGCCAGCTTTACCTGCCGAAGTACGGGAAATTGGCGGAAAAGCTTTGAGAAAGCGCGTAATTCAGGTAATGTTACCGCCATTGATTTTGATATTGTTGGTTTTGGGAAGTATCTTTTTTGGCTTGGCGACACCCACAGAAGCCGGTGCGGTAGGATGTGCAGGTGCGATCGCCCTTGCTGCTGCTAACGGTCAACTAACTTTAGCATCTCTGCGTCAGGTATGTGATAACACTTTAAGAATTACCAGCATGGTAATTTTTATCCTGTTAGGTTCTACAGCTTTTAGTTTAGTATTTCGGGGATTAAATGGCGATCAATTCATGTTTGATGTGCTTTCTAATCTCCCTGGTGGTCAAGTTGGATTTTTAGCCCTGAGTATGACTGTAGTTTTCCTCTTGGGCTTTTTTATTGACTTCTTTGAAATTGCCTTTATCATCGTTCCTTTGTTTGTTCCAGTCGCCCAAACTTTAGGAATTGATTTAGTTTGGTATGGTGTGATATTGGGAGCAAATTTACAAACTTCTTTCCTTACACCTCCCTTTGGTTTTGCCTTATTTTATCTGCGCGGTGTCGCACCTCCAGAAGTAACAACTGGTGATATTTATCGCGGAGTAATTCCGTTTATTTTGCTGCAATTGCTCGTGGTGCTTTTAATTATTATCTTTCCAGGAATTGTCAGTTTCTTACCTTCTTTGGGACGATAAGATCATATATCTCGTTCCCAGTCTCAGACTGGGAATGCTATCAAAGAGGTTCTACCTCTAATTTAATATTAGGCAGATCCTTGATGTTTCATTCCCATACAGAGTATAGGAATAAGAAAAACGAACCACAGAGGCACAGAGAACACAGAGAAAGAGGTTCTACCTCTACATTTAATATCAGGCAGATCCTTGATCTTTCATTCCCATACAAAGTAGAGGAATAAGCAACGAGAAATTTGGTGAGGTTAATTGTTCTACTGTTATTTTCTGCAATTCCCATACAATAATTACTCATAATCATGAGGACGCAGAAACCGCGTCCCTCATCTGTATAGTATGGCAATTAAGGAAAGCCACTAGCGATTTGTTTTACCCACCTGGAAATAATGTGTTTATGTGTTGTTATTATCTTTGTCTTCATTGTTGGAGGAGTTATATTTTATCTTTTTCATCACCCAAAGTAAAACTGCATCAGAAGACTTTTCAATTGCCCAAGTAATTAAAGCTGTTAAAAGAAGAGTAGAGATATCCATCAGAACTTCCCGCTATTGTTTTTTTTGCTTGACTATTTATATAAAATCAAATAAAAAATAGAGAAAAAAGATCCAAAAAATAGAATTTACTAGAATTTAATAGAAATCTTGCTCATTATGATTGATGATGTTATTTTGGAAATATCATAAGACCTACGCCAAAAACTCTCAAACTCTTATTATTCTGCGGTTGGTTATTCTCTAAATCCTGCGCCGAAACTGCCTCAGAATGAATTCTGATAGCTTGCGTGGCATAGCCATGTCTAATAACAAAAGTCGTCTAAAGACGACTAAATAAAAATTAATAGTCCGTTTTAACGGACTTCGGCTATTAGACTGGGAATTCATTCCCAGGCGGGTTATGAAGCTAATTGAGAATATTGAAATTGTCCATATATAATTAATCAGTGAGGTGCAATTTATGATATCCCCAGAACTGACAACATTACAACAAAAATTTCTGCAAGAGATTTCCAGAGAATTTCAATTTACTGGAGATACACATCAAATATTTATAGTTCGATTCGACCCGAATTATTATGATATTGATGATGAAAAACAACTCGCTAATAAAATTGATTTTAATAAAGATAAAGAAATTGATGAAATTCAAAAAATCAGAGATGAATTAAGATTGAATATTTATCCTATTTTTAGAAAAAATAATTGTATTATAACTTCAGTAAAAGGTAGACCACAAAAAGGAAATGAGCCTTGGAAACAGGCTTATAAATGGCTTTGGGAACAGAAATATCCTGAATGGCTTGCACAACAACAAACCCAAAATTATCAACCTGAACCCCAACCCGAAACCCTACAAATCAACTGGCGCGAAATATGCCAGAAAATGCTACAAAAACAGCAACATCAACAACGATTAAGACGACAAATCACCGAATTAAAACACGAAATAGAAATCTTTGTCCCATTAGGCTTAATTCAACCGAAACCCGCACGACGTAAAGAAGAAGATAAAAAAGAAACACCCTTTCCCGATGCGGCTGATGGTATGCAGCAATATGAATTAAAATCAGAAGAAATTACCAAACAATACGAATATCAGCAATTTATTGATGAAGTCATAGGCCAGCAAACCAAAAATTTAGCCATTATTGGAGAACCAGGGGCGGGAAAAACCACTTGGTTAAGCAAAATTGCCGAATATTTAGCTGATAATCCTGATTATCCTAGCCCTATTTTTATTAATCTCAGTCGCTTAGACAATAGAACCCTAAAAGACTATTTACTGCATACTTGGCTAGAAGAGGCTTTAGAGTTTATTCCTTCTCAAAATACCGTTATACCCGCTTTAGTGGCAGATTTCCAGCAACAGTTTAAGCATAAGCGAGTGTGGTTGCTGTTGGATGGGGTGGATGAGATGAAAACCACCGAAAACTCACCTTTATCCCAACTCAATAGCCAATTAGAAGGATGGTTAACTTGGACTAGGGTAATTCTCACCTGTCGTCTCAATGTTTGGCAACCTAACCCCATAGCTAATTTTGAATACTATCGCACTCTGGCTTTTAGTGATGCCGAGTTGAGAAAATTTATTCAGCAGTGGTATGAAAAAGCGGAAAAACGGGAGTTAGGGGAACAGTTACAGCAAAAGTTAACCGCACCCCAACACAGCCGCATTTTTGATTTAGTCAAAAACCCCTTGCGGTTGGCAATGTTGTGTCAGAGTTGGTATTTTTTGCAAGGGGAATTACCGGAAACTAAGGCGAATTTGTATCAGCGTTTTGTGGATGCAACTTATGAATGGAAAAAAGGGGAATTTGGAACTACAGCAGCGCAAAGACAACAGTTAAATCAGGCTTTGGGAAATTTGGCGTTGAGGATGATTGATAAACAAATCAGTCTCAAGGAGTCTGTGATTAAAGATGTCATGAGTTTAGAGGAGTTTGAGTTAGCAGAAAAGTTAGGTTGGTTAAATTGGGTTTATCGTGATCAAAAAACTGATGAAAGGGTTTATGCTTTCTTTCACCTGAGTTTTGCAGAATATTTTGCAGCTTGTGTGATTGATGATTGGGATTATTTTTTACCTAGAAATCATGTAGATAAACCTGTTGAGGGTAAGAAATATCGCATTTTTGAGAATGAGTGGAATGAGGTGTTTTTAGTGTGGTTTGGGCTAGTAAAAGACAAAGTATCACCTGATTTGAAAGAAGAGTTAATGAAAAAGTTGGTGAATTTTCAGGATGGTTGTAAAGATTTTTATATGTATCAATCCTATTTTTTAGCAGTTGCTGGTACTAGCGAATTTAGTCATAGGAATTTTACAGATGAAATTATAGAACAGGTTATGCAATGGACATTTATTAATGTTAACAATCAAAAAAATAACCATAGAATAAGTGCTTTTATTGAGAAGGAATTTAAAAGCTCACTTATACAGGCAAATTCTAATAGACTAATTCACTGTTTAACTAAGCAGCTATTATCTAATCAAGTTCCGGTTAACCGTTTGGAAGTTGCATTAATGTTACTTGAAAAATCACATAACAATGAAGTTGCTGTTGAAATTATAGTTGATTATCTAGATAAATGTCAGGAAGCATACAACCGAACTAAACAGATTAATTTGCAAAGCATAATAATCAAAAGAAAATTAGAAAAATTAGCTCCTATTAATCCACTTGCTATCTCTACTTTGACTAGGCTTTCGTCAAATCAGAAACAACATGATCAAAATTCTCAAATTCCTTCCAAGTTAGATTTTAATAGTTTATTTCAACTCCCCACTGGAAATCGAAATGATATTGAGAATTTTATAACCTTATTAGTAGAGATGGACATAGATAGTATCAAACAATCTATTTTTAAAATAAATGACATTGATACTCTGATTGGACTAATAGGTAAAAAAATTATTTTGAAACCGAGTATTCATAAATTAGGACATCTCAATGCTATAGTGGATGTATTAGATAGGTTAAATATCAGTCATGATGACATAGCTTATAGATTTATTAAAGATATTAATTCCGTGTCCATAGATAGGTTAGCAGAAATTGCTTCTAGCGACTCTACTGTTATTCCTAAACTATTTGAAATGCTTCATTGTAGTAAAGATATCAAGAGTAAACAGAAATTTCTGAATATTTTAGGAAAAGCAGCATCTAAAAACATCAATGCTACTGTAGCTTTGGTGAATATATTGCAAACTACAAAAGATTATGTAATTGGTATTAATGCTATCTACTTTATCAAAAAAATATTTAAACCTGATTTGCTGAAAGTAGTAATACAAGGGTTAAAAAACTACATGGAGGATATCGAAGATATAGAGGTATATGAAATTCTCTGGCATTGCGCCCAAAATATGACCTATCCTGAATTTTACCGCGCTTGGCACGGTGAACTATCCCCAATTCTACCAAGCATGGCACGCCACCACCACCCCCTAACCAACTCGAACAACAATACACCGATATTTATACCCAATTAAAGCAACTGCAACCCACCTCCACCACCTATCCCATCCCCATCAACGCCGCCAACCTGGAAGGGAAAACGGCAGAAAAAGCCATAGCAAAAGGTATTTTAATCAAAATTTATGGCGAAATCTTTCCCAAACAAAAAGCCAACACCATAGAAGATATATTCGACTTAGAAAACGAACTCCAACCCCTGAGAGAACATCTAAAAACAGATAAAATCGCCCTCATTTTCTGTAACATTAATCCCCACCCAGAATTAATTAATTTCTGTCAGCAATTACAGAATCACTGGTTAAAAATCGCCTTGATTACCAATACACCAATAGCATCTCCCTTGAGTGGTTTTCTCCCTCAACAGGATAATTTATTAGGGGTGGTTCAAACTTGGTTAGAGGAATCAGAGATGTTTGACCGAAGTTCATAAAATCTTCCAATTCCTAAAACTGTTTGGCATCTCGAAAGTTAAATTCGATATTGACCAATGAGATATTACTTACTCTCAGCCGTCACAAAATTGGCATAGCTTAATTCATTGGTTTTATTCCATCTATAAATCTGTTCTCTAAATTTTTTCCACCCTTCATAAACTTGCTTAAAAGTTGCATCCTTACTCGCATTTTCTTCATATATTTCAAAAGCAGCTTTTTTTGCAGCTTGCATAATTTCTTGACTGTAAGGAGTTAATTTAGTCCCACCAGCCAGTAATCTTGTTAATGCTTCCCCATTCAAAGCATCGTATTTAGTTAACATATTCATATTGGCTTCAAAAGTTGCTGTTCTAAAAATTTCCTGGTATTCTTTGGGTAATTTATCCCAAGCATTCCGATTAACCAATACATCTAAAGTTGGTCCCGGTTCCCACCAACCAGGATAATAATAAAATTGCGCGGCTTTGTTTAAACCCAACTTCTCATCATCATAGGGTCCAACCCACTCCGCTGCATCAATTGCACCTCTATCTAATGCTAAATATATTTCTCCTCCGGGTAACACCTGCACATTTACCCCTAACTTAGACATAACTTGTCCCCCTAAACCGGGAATTCGCATTTTTAAGCCATTTAAGTCAGCAACAGATTTAATTTCTTTTTTGAACCATCCCCCCATTTGCGCCCCAGTATTACCAGCGGGAAAGTTGATAATATTAAAATCAGCATAAATTTTTTGCATGGCTTCTAGTCCACCACCCTGATACAACCAAGCATTCTGCTGTTGGGCGTTTAAACCAAAGGGTACGGTGGTAGCAAAAGCCAATACAGGATTTTTACCTATGTAATAATAACTAGCTGTGTGACCACATTCCACAGTTCCGGCTTGGACTGCATCTAATACTTGCAAACCTGGTACTAATTCTCCAGCAGCAAAGGGAGTAATGGTGAAGCGGCCACCCGTCATTTCTTTGATTCGTTTGGCGATGGTTTCCGCACCAATATAAGTCCCTAACGTCTTTGTCCAGCTAGTAGTCATTCGCCATCTGACAGTGGGTAAACTACCTTGTACAGCAGTGGATGTACTGGTTTTAGCACAAGCTGCGGTGAGTGCGGCTGTTGCTGTAGCGATCGCCCCTGTGTTAATAATTTGTCTGCGTTTCATAGTCTTTTTCTGATTTCCATTACTCTATCTTCTGGCTGATAGTGCAATGTATCAGGTTTTTTGGATCAAAAGATCCCCGACTTCTTCAAGAAGTCGGGGATCTGCGGTTTTCAAGAATGGCGGAATTGTGCCATAAAACGGCGATCAATACAGTCTTTCCCATGCCACAATAATTGATGAGGTGGTAAGGTGAAATCTCCTCTTGTAGCTACTGCGCGTCCGTCACCTGTGCCAATTAAACTTAAATACTCTTTTTGTGGTTTGTAGGGTTTTAGTGATTTATTTAAAATCGTCCTTCGCAAATTTTCATACAACGGTTTACCTTGACGCACTGCAAAAACACCTGCTTTTGGTAAGTGATAATTAATCATTGTGGCAATATCACCTGCTGCAAAAATTTGGGGATGACTAACAGATTGCAAATTATCATTGACTAAAATAAAACCTTTTTCATCTGTAGTAATTCCTGAATCTTTGACCCAATTTGCGGCTGATGCTTGTGTTACCCAAAACACGCGATCGCACTTTAATATTAACCCAGATTCAGATTGAATTTCTACTTTTTCATTAGTTGCTGGTCTAACTTGACACACATTTTCACCCAGATGTAATTTTACACCTTTATTAATTAAAACTGCTTGCATAATTTTCCGCACAGTTGGGTGATGATTTGGCATTAATTCTCCTGTGCGTTGCCATAAATGCACTTCTAGATTTTCACTTCCTAATTTCTGTAAACCTGCGAGCATTGATAACGCTAATTCTACACCTCCAGCCCCACCACCAACAATACTAATACATAGCGGTTTTTGGGGTCTTTTAATAACCATTTCCTGCAATTTATACCAGTGTTCTAAAAGTTGTTTAACTGGTTTAGCTGCAATTGTATATTCTGCCGCACCTGGTAGAGATAATTTCGCTGGAGTGCTGCCAATATCAATAGAGAGAATATCAAAATCTATCGCAGATCCGTTAGCACAAAAAACCTGTTTATTTTCTAAATCCAGACCTACTACTTGATCAAGATACAACTGAGCATTAGCAAATTTGCTTAAATTTTGCAAGTCAATATGACATTGAGAATAATTATAAAATCCGGCAATATGTCCGGGTAACATCCCAGAGTAGGGTGTATATTGATCTGGAGTAATTAAGGTTAAATTTACTCCAGCTACAGGGTTATTACTAAACAGGTTTAAAACAATGGAATGACTATGGCCACCACCAATCAGAACTATGTTTTTGAGTATTGGCTGGGTATTTGCTTGCATTTACAGATTTAAGTAAATTTCCTGAACAATTAAAATAATTCGTAATTAAGTTTTGCAATAGGAATTCAGATAATGCCACAAAACTTGACCTTTATAGAAGCCGGGAACTTCAACCCACGGAACTTGTTAAATATAACTTAAGTATAAGTTAAATATAAGTTAAATATAAAATAAATCGATTTTATCATGATCGTTCTCTATTAGAGGTGAATACTAAGTGATAGTCAGAAGAATTAACAATTTATCAATAGGTTTAACGCATATTTTTCTTAATCAACAACTATAGCCATAACTTTATGAGTATAAGTTTTAACTTTTTACAATGCTTAAATTCAGTGCGCCGATTCAAAACGCCTCATTCAAAAAAGATCATCCTGTGGATGCTAGGAATTCAAGAACGTTTAAAACATACTCAACAAAATAACTCATATCAACAGTATTTAATGAATGTCATACCGATACTTGAGAATAATTCCATTGAAGCCAGTCTATCTGCAATTAATGATTTAGAGCATCTTGCTAAAATCCAACCGCAATATCACTGGATAATTATGGATATGTTAACTAATTTTGTGAGAAATAAAGCTCCTATTATTTCTCCAACAGAATTAATGATTAATTCTTCGATAAATATCCAACAACTAATTCAAGCAGCCATTACTGTGATTGGCATGAGAGATGTCACAAAAGACCCAGAAAATGACCAGATTGACTTAAGTTATACAAATTTAATGGGGTTAAATTTATCTGGTGTAAACCTCGCAAAAACTAACCTTTATCAAGCCAATTTATCTAATGCTAATCTTACTAGTGCAAACTTAGAAGGAGCAATTCTCAGTGCAGCAAATCTCAGTGGTGCAAACCTTAATCTGGCTAATCTATCCGGTGCAATTCTCAGTGCAGCAAATCTCACTGGTGCGGATCTTTCTAATGCTAACTTGCATCGAGCTAACTTGTATTTAGCTAGTTTGCAGAATGCAATTTTGCATGATACTATTCTTAATAGTGCAAATTTAAGAGAAACTAAGTTTAGTGTTTAGGAGGCAATATATACCAGGGTGTTTACATTTTCCACTGAGAATATTACAGCTACAATTTTTTCTTTCCAGCTATTGATATCTACTTCTGTATAGGGGTAGATATAAGTGTATATTGTAACTATTTAAACACTAATGTTTTTTTGAACAGAGTATAGTTATTTTCACTAACATTAATTATTACCATAGTTAATTAATCTCTATTCTTATCTCAAGTCCGCTGAATTGCTTACCTAAAAATTCACTGTCTCTTTGTATCAGCCCTAATGATAAGTATTCAAGAAAATGTGATATTTAATATCCAACTTTGAAGCTAAATGCTATACTGTTTTTTTCAATCATCTCAGTAATAACTCATTATTGTGAAGCATCTTTATGGTATGTCTGCTAAAAAGACAGACGCAACTTTGAATTGGTTAATCACCATCATAGTTATCGTTGCTATCTCCTTGATACTGATTGTCTTCGCATCTACTAATATTGAGAAGTTATCACTTCTGCAGCGAATAGCTGTTAGAAATCAAGCCTTGACTACGACTGCTATAGTTTTTTTAGGTTTAGCTGTCATGGTTAATGCTTATTACGCAGCCAAGCAGAATCAAACAATGCAAAAAAGTGCCATTACAGCGGAAAAAACCTTAGCAATTGGGATTGAAAATATCAAACTCACCCAAGAAAAATTAATTGCAGAACGCTTTATTGGTGGAATTGCTCAGTTAGGACATGACAAAGTAGAAACCCGCACAGGTGCAATTTATGCATTAGAAAGAATTGCTCAAGATTTCCCTCAAGAACATTGGACAATTATGGAAATTTTGACTGCTTTTGTCCGTGAAAATGCACCCATACAAGTAGAGAGAAAACAACAAAAGCCAGAAGATTTCATGGCTATTGATTTGGGTCAACATCGGGATAGGGTGCGTCGTCAACAGTCAGTAGATTCTTATATCCCATCAGATACTTTTAAACTTCGTACTGATATTCAAGCAGCTTTAACTGTGATTGGTAGACGCGATTTTCAGCAAGACAGAGAAAATCAAAAGCTGGATTTAAGTAATACGAATATCAGACGAGTAAACTTAGCTGGTGCAAAATTGCAACGGGTAGATTTGCGAGGTTCTGATTTATCTGGAGCCAATTTACGGGAAGTAGATTTAAGTGAAGCAGACTTGGATGGAGTTAAACTCATAGGGTCGATTCTCTATGAAGCTAACTTATTTAAAGCAAGTTTGCGAGGTGCTAATTTGAGTCGTTCAAACCTCAATCTCGCTAATTTATATGGAGTCAATCTCCTGTCAGCTAACCTATTTGGTGCAAGTTTGCGTTCGGCTAATTTACAAGCTGCTAATTTGTATAAAGCTAATTTACAACAAGCAAATCTGAAAGCAGCTAACCTCTCTAGTGCGAAGTTATTTCTGGCTAATTTGCAAGGAGCAAAGTTGGGGAAAACTAATTTACATTTAGCTGGTTTAATTGCGGCTAATTTACAAGGTGCAAATCTTAATGGTGCAAATCTGCAAGGTGCTAATTTGAATGCTGCGAAGTTACAACAAACGGATATCTATTTTGCTAATCTCAGTCAAGCTAGTTTGACAGAAGCAGATTTGCAGCAAGCTAATCTTATGGGAGCTAATCTCTGTGGGGCTATTCTTGATGAAGCTGACCTGTCTTGGGCAAATTTAATGGGTGCTAATTTATCTGGCGCTCAACTTTGTGATGTTAATCTGATTGGGGCGATTTTGACTGGTGCAAAAAACTTGGAATCAGAACAGATAATTATGACATTAGGAGATATTAATACTCGTCTCCCTGATTATATTGAACCCCCAGCTAGTTGGCGACAATCTAGTTAATTTCTAGTTAATTTATTGTTATCACTGTTGCTAATTTGGGTGTATTCTACTTTTGAGAACAGGAGAGAAGTGTATTTTAGACAAAGTCACATTTTTTATCTATTGAGCTTTATTTAAAATCCTCTAATTACCTATATTTAAAACAGCTTTAATTCTTGCGTTGGGTTTTGTGCCTCACATAAACCTACAAAAACAGGACTTACGCAACTGGCGCATTGCTAGGGTGCGTCAGACTGCATAAATCCTGCAAATAACTAAATTATTGATATCTGACGCACCCTACAACAGATTTTGAGTGTGACACGCAGCTTTAGTCCTAAAAAAATAGCAAAGGTATTGTAAATTTGAATTTTATTGTATTACATTAAGCTCTAAATTAAGTTATTAAATCATAACTTACCAATTGTCATGATTGCTTGTTTTAAATTTACTGAATTCGTAATCAAATTAGCTTTTTATATTAGTCCATTTATATTATTTTTGGATAAACACTAATAACTCGCACTTTCCAGCTTTTGCTAGACAAAGGTTTGAAAAGTTAAGGCTGTTACAAAAAGACTAATATTTGTGAGGTTAAAATTATCATGGCATTTGATATTACTAATAATTTTTCCTCCAAAAGGGAACTTAATTTTACTCCTATTTACCCAGTTGATACCTTTAATACTCCGGCTGACAATAGCTTAACTTGGGGTAATCGTAGCAGTTTACCGAAAGTGGAAACAGCAGAAACTATCGCTACAACTAATAGCTATAATTCCAATAATGGCTATGGTTTAGTAGATGCCGGTAAAGCAGTGAGTGAAGCCGCTGGTGAGAGTCCTTATGGAGATACTCCTGATTTGGGTGGAAATAATTGGGGTGCAGATTTAGTAAATGCTCCAGCTGCTTGGGAACATGGACACACAGGAGAGGGTATTATTGTTGCGGTTTTAGATACTGGAGTTGACTATAATCATG contains the following coding sequences:
- a CDS encoding pentapeptide repeat-containing protein → MSAKKTDATLNWLITIIVIVAISLILIVFASTNIEKLSLLQRIAVRNQALTTTAIVFLGLAVMVNAYYAAKQNQTMQKSAITAEKTLAIGIENIKLTQEKLIAERFIGGIAQLGHDKVETRTGAIYALERIAQDFPQEHWTIMEILTAFVRENAPIQVERKQQKPEDFMAIDLGQHRDRVRRQQSVDSYIPSDTFKLRTDIQAALTVIGRRDFQQDRENQKLDLSNTNIRRVNLAGAKLQRVDLRGSDLSGANLREVDLSEADLDGVKLIGSILYEANLFKASLRGANLSRSNLNLANLYGVNLLSANLFGASLRSANLQAANLYKANLQQANLKAANLSSAKLFLANLQGAKLGKTNLHLAGLIAANLQGANLNGANLQGANLNAAKLQQTDIYFANLSQASLTEADLQQANLMGANLCGAILDEADLSWANLMGANLSGAQLCDVNLIGAILTGAKNLESEQIIMTLGDINTRLPDYIEPPASWRQSS
- a CDS encoding FAD-dependent oxidoreductase; its protein translation is MQANTQPILKNIVLIGGGHSHSIVLNLFSNNPVAGVNLTLITPDQYTPYSGMLPGHIAGFYNYSQCHIDLQNLSKFANAQLYLDQVVGLDLENKQVFCANGSAIDFDILSIDIGSTPAKLSLPGAAEYTIAAKPVKQLLEHWYKLQEMVIKRPQKPLCISIVGGGAGGVELALSMLAGLQKLGSENLEVHLWQRTGELMPNHHPTVRKIMQAVLINKGVKLHLGENVCQVRPATNEKVEIQSESGLILKCDRVFWVTQASAANWVKDSGITTDEKGFILVNDNLQSVSHPQIFAAGDIATMINYHLPKAGVFAVRQGKPLYENLRRTILNKSLKPYKPQKEYLSLIGTGDGRAVATRGDFTLPPHQLLWHGKDCIDRRFMAQFRHS
- a CDS encoding pentapeptide repeat-containing protein, coding for MLGIQERLKHTQQNNSYQQYLMNVIPILENNSIEASLSAINDLEHLAKIQPQYHWIIMDMLTNFVRNKAPIISPTELMINSSINIQQLIQAAITVIGMRDVTKDPENDQIDLSYTNLMGLNLSGVNLAKTNLYQANLSNANLTSANLEGAILSAANLSGANLNLANLSGAILSAANLTGADLSNANLHRANLYLASLQNAILHDTILNSANLRETKFSV
- a CDS encoding TRAP transporter substrate-binding protein; this encodes MKRRQIINTGAIATATAALTAACAKTSTSTAVQGSLPTVRWRMTTSWTKTLGTYIGAETIAKRIKEMTGGRFTITPFAAGELVPGLQVLDAVQAGTVECGHTASYYYIGKNPVLAFATTVPFGLNAQQQNAWLYQGGGLEAMQKIYADFNIINFPAGNTGAQMGGWFKKEIKSVADLNGLKMRIPGLGGQVMSKLGVNVQVLPGGEIYLALDRGAIDAAEWVGPYDDEKLGLNKAAQFYYYPGWWEPGPTLDVLVNRNAWDKLPKEYQEIFRTATFEANMNMLTKYDALNGEALTRLLAGGTKLTPYSQEIMQAAKKAAFEIYEENASKDATFKQVYEGWKKFREQIYRWNKTNELSYANFVTAESK